CGCTCCTCGAGCTGCTGGCGTAGCGCGCGCTCGGTCCGTCGCGCATCGGTCAGCAGCCGTGCCGTGCCCGAGGCGCCGATGATCTCGCCGGCAGGGCCCCGGATCGGCGACAGGCTCACCGAGATCTCGACCGGTGTGCCGTCCCTGCGGACGCGGACGGTTTCGAAGTGCTCGATCCGTTCGCCCTGCGCGATCCGCCGCAGATAGTCCTTGCCCTCGTCGCTGCGATCGGCCGGCAGGAGGATCGAGGTCGGCTGTCCGACCGCCTCCTCCGACGAATAGCCGTAGAGGCGTTCGGCGGCCGTGTTCCACCCGATGATGATGCCGTCGAGCGTCTGCATGACGATCGAATCGTCGGAAGATTCCACCGCTGCGCTGAACAGGCGCTCGCGCACGGCGAGCTGGTCGCGGGCGGCCTCGCTGCGGCGCCGCTCCTCGATCTCGTGCTCCAGCGCCGAGGTCTTGGCCTTGGTCTCCTCGACCATGTGGGCAAAGGCTCGCGCCAGCATGCCGGTCTCGCCGCCGGCGTCGATCGGAATCGCGGCGGGCTTGCCGCGCCCGATCGCCTCGACGGCTCTGGTGAGCCGCCCGATCGGCCGGGTCAGCGATCGCGCCAGCATCAGGGCAAGCGCGGCCGCGACCAGCACCGCGATGACGCCGATCATGAGGCTCGTGTGTTCGATGATCACGGCGGGGGCCATGAACACGGCATTGGGCACGACCCGGATGATGCCGACCCATTGCCCCTCGGCGAGGATCGCGGGCGCGATCCCGGCGCCGCTCGGCTTGCCGTTGCGTTCAGGCACGACATGGGTTGCGCCTTGCGTCGATCCGGTGACGCCTGCGAAATAGGGGAAGTCGTCCTGCCAGCGCGTCGGTGTGCCCAATTGCGAGCCGAACTCGCGGGTCCGGTCCGGGTGCACGATATAGTCGCCATTGCGGCCGACGACGTAGACCTGCTCTCCCTGTCGGGCCGTGATGCGGATGCGATCCAACACCTGGCGCATGTCGACGTTGACGACGACGATCCCGAACAGGCGGTGATCGGACCCGTACAGCGGTGCTGCCACGCGCAGCGTCGGCACGTAGGGCATCTGAATGGTGCCGTTGTCGACGTTCAGATCGACCGGAGAGACATAGATCTGGCCTTCGGGGAGCTTGATCGCGTCCTGGAAGAAGAAGCGATCGTCCTTGGCTTGCAGGGCCTCGTCGGGAACGATGCGGACCGATCCATTCGGGCCGGAGCGATCGACGCGCAGATATTCGGTGCCGTTGGCCGCGATGACGCGAAATTTTGCGTAGGTCGGGTTGGCTTCGACATCGGCCACGAGACGTGTCAGCAGCCGCTCGCGCCAGGTCTTTTCGGCCAGATGATCAACCGGGTCGATGCCGTTGTTGAAATGGGCATCGATCACGCCGCGCACGGCCGCATTGGCGCGGAACGTCACGATGGCGGACCGCGCACCACTGGTCTGGGCTTCGAGCTGGGAAGCGAGCAGTCCCGACTGGGTTTCGATGCGGTCGAGCACGCGCGGCAGGAACGCCCGTTCCAGGCTGTAATGGCTCAGCCATCCGACCGCGGAGACCGCAACCGCGACCAGCAGAATCATCGCGATGGCCAGCCGGGTTGCGAGCGTCATGTCGCCCTTTGCGCCGCGTCGAGAATGGACCCGAATGTTCTACGCGACATCGATGGTCCCGTCACCGGCCGCCGGTACCGGTGTCGATGTGAGGAGGGGGTGATGATTGCGCCGATGTCAGGCAGCGGTCGACCGTCGCCAGCAGCGCATCGGCTCGGAACGGCTTTTGCAGGCTCGCGACCGCGCCGAGCTTGGTCGCCATCTTGAGGAAATCGGGCTCGGCAAAGTCATCCGGCGTGATCGAGCGGCCCGAGATGACGACGATCGGAATGGCCGGTTGCAGGGCCCGGACATGACGCATCGTTTCCAGCCCGTCCATGCCGGGCATGAAGATGTCGAGGAACAACAGGTCGAACCGGTTGCCCTCGAACAGGGCGAGCCCCTTGCTGCCGTCGCCGGCGACCGTCACGCGATGGCCGGCCCGCTCCAGCAGCAGCCGGATTGTCAACTGCACGGCCGGGTCGTCATCCACAATCAGGATGTTGGCCACGTTAAAAACCTCCGGGTCGGATGGGGATGCGCCCCTGCGACCAAAATCAAAGCTCCAAATACGAAATTGTTGCGCGGATCGTGCCCGCCCTGCAAGCACTTCGGGGCTGGTCGGCATGAGCCGGTTTTGATGTTGCATCGCACCGTAGCGTATGCACCTCCAAGTGCATAGCTGGGCCCACCTTGCGGGCCGCCGGCCGCCTTGCGAGGGGGCGACGGCCTGTGAGAAGAGCAGGGCAGATTCCCCGACGGACGAGGACCATGACCAGGAAGAAGACACCCGACCAGCTCCGCAGCGCGCGCTGGTTCGCGCCCGACGACCTCCGTTCGTTCGGCCACCGTTCCCGTGCCATGCAGATGGGCTATGCGCCGGAGGAGTGGAAGGATCGGCCGTGCATCGCGATCATCAACACCTGGTCGGAGGCGCAGCCGTGTCACATGCACTTCAAGTCGCGCGTCGACGACGTCAAGCGCGGCATCCTGATGGCCGGCGGCCTGCCGGTCGAACTGCCGGCGCTGTCGCTGTCGGAATCGCTGCTCAAGCCGACCACCATGCTCTATCGCAATCTCCTGGCGATGGAAGCCGAGGAGCTGCTGCGCAGCCATCCCGTTGACGGCGTTGTGCTGATGGGCGGCTGCGACAAGACCACGCCGGCGCTGCTGCTGGGCGCGACCTCGATGAACATCCCGGCAATCTATCTGCCGGCGGGGCCGATGCTGCGCGGCAACTGGAAAGGCAAGACGCTCGGCTCCGGCTCCGATGGCTGGAAATATTGGGACGAGCGCCGCGCCGGAAAGATTTCCGACAAGGACTGGCTCGATATCGAAGCAGGCATCGCCCGCAGCTACGGCACCTGCATGACCATGGGCACGGCCTCGACCATGACCGCGATCGCCGAGGCGATCGGCATGACGCTGCCCGGCGCCTCCTCGATTCCCGCCGCGGATGCCAACCATATCCGCATGGCCAGTGAATGTGGCCGCCGCATCGTCGAGATGGTGTGGGAGGATCTGACGCCGAAGACGATCCAGACCCGCAAGGCGTTCGAGAATGCGATTGCGGTCGCAATGGCGATGGGCTGCTCGACCAACGCGATCATCCATCTGATCGCGCAGGCCCGCCGCGCCGGCCAGGACATCGGCCTCGATGATTTCGAGATCGCGAGCCGCAAGGTGCCTGTCATTGCCAACGTCCGTCCGAGCGGCGACGCCTATCTGATGGAGGATTTCTTCTATGCCGGCGGTCTGCCGGCGCTGATGGGCGAGATCAAGCAGCATCTGCATCTCGACTGCATCACTGTGTCAGGCAAGACACTTGGCGAGAACATCGACGGGGCCGAGGTGCATAATGCCGACGTGATCCGTTCCGTCGCCAATCCTATCTACAAGGAGGGTGCGCTTGCCGTGCTCAAGGGCAACCTCGCGCCCGACGGCTGCGTCATCAAGCCGTCCGCCTGCGCGCCGCGCTTCCTCAAGCACACCGGGCCTGCGCTGGTATTCGACGATTATCCCTCTATGAAGAAGGCTGTCGACGATCCCGATCTCGACGTGACCGAGGACCACATTCTCATCCTGCGCAATGCGGGGCCGCAGGGCGGCCCGGGCATGCCGGAATGGGGCATGCTGCCGATCCCGACCAAGCTCGTGAAGCAGGGCGTGCGCGACATGGTGCGTATCTCTGACGCGCGCATGAGCGGCACCAGCTACGGCGCCTGCATCCTGCACGTCTCGCCGGAATCCTACATCGGCGGACCGCTGGCGCTGGTGCAGAACGGCGACCGCATCACGCTCGACGTCGCCGCGCGCACCATCAATCTCGATGTGCCAGAGGCCGAGCTCGACAAGCGCCGCGCCGCCTGGAAGCAGCCCGAGCGTCGCTTCGAGCGCGGCTATGGCTGGATGTTCACCAAGCACATCAAGCAGGCCAATGACGGCTGCGACTTCGACTTCCTCGAGACCGATTTCGGCGCGCCGATCGGCGAGCCGTCGATCTATTAAAGGACGCATATGTCAAAACTTTCCGAAGCCACCCGCAACAAGCTCAAATCCGTCTCCACGGCCACCGTCGCGACCGCGCTGTTCAAGCGCGGCCTGCGCATCCAGATGATCCAGGATGTGCACCCCGTTGGTGCCGATCAGCCGACCATGGTCGGCGAGGCCTTCACGCTGCGCTACATGCCGGCGCGCGAAGACCTCAACACCATCGACGTGTTCAAGGATCGCTCTCATCCGCAGCGCAAGGCGGTCGAGGATTGTCCGGCAGGCAGCGTGCTGGTGATGGACAGCCGCAAGGATGCGCGCGCAGCCTCTGCCGGCGCGATCCTGGTGACGCGGTTGATGAAGCGCGGCGTCGCCGGCGTCGTGACCGATGGCGGCTTTCGTGATTCCGCGGAGATCGCCAGGCTCGGCATTCCCGCCTACCACCATCGCCCCTCGGCGCCGACCAATCTGACGCTGCACCAGGCGATCGAGATCAACGTCCCCATCGGCTGCGGCGACGCGCCGGTGTTTCCCGGCGACGTCATCCTCGGCGATGCCGACGGCGTC
The genomic region above belongs to Bradyrhizobium sp. CCBAU 53338 and contains:
- a CDS encoding response regulator, which codes for MANILIVDDDPAVQLTIRLLLERAGHRVTVAGDGSKGLALFEGNRFDLLFLDIFMPGMDGLETMRHVRALQPAIPIVVISGRSITPDDFAEPDFLKMATKLGAVASLQKPFRADALLATVDRCLTSAQSSPPPHIDTGTGGR
- the araD gene encoding L-arabinonate dehydratase, which gives rise to MTRKKTPDQLRSARWFAPDDLRSFGHRSRAMQMGYAPEEWKDRPCIAIINTWSEAQPCHMHFKSRVDDVKRGILMAGGLPVELPALSLSESLLKPTTMLYRNLLAMEAEELLRSHPVDGVVLMGGCDKTTPALLLGATSMNIPAIYLPAGPMLRGNWKGKTLGSGSDGWKYWDERRAGKISDKDWLDIEAGIARSYGTCMTMGTASTMTAIAEAIGMTLPGASSIPAADANHIRMASECGRRIVEMVWEDLTPKTIQTRKAFENAIAVAMAMGCSTNAIIHLIAQARRAGQDIGLDDFEIASRKVPVIANVRPSGDAYLMEDFFYAGGLPALMGEIKQHLHLDCITVSGKTLGENIDGAEVHNADVIRSVANPIYKEGALAVLKGNLAPDGCVIKPSACAPRFLKHTGPALVFDDYPSMKKAVDDPDLDVTEDHILILRNAGPQGGPGMPEWGMLPIPTKLVKQGVRDMVRISDARMSGTSYGACILHVSPESYIGGPLALVQNGDRITLDVAARTINLDVPEAELDKRRAAWKQPERRFERGYGWMFTKHIKQANDGCDFDFLETDFGAPIGEPSIY
- a CDS encoding ribonuclease activity regulator RraA — its product is MSKLSEATRNKLKSVSTATVATALFKRGLRIQMIQDVHPVGADQPTMVGEAFTLRYMPAREDLNTIDVFKDRSHPQRKAVEDCPAGSVLVMDSRKDARAASAGAILVTRLMKRGVAGVVTDGGFRDSAEIARLGIPAYHHRPSAPTNLTLHQAIEINVPIGCGDAPVFPGDVILGDADGVIVIPAHLADEIANETFEMTAFEDFVTEEVGKGRAIFGLYPATDPQTLSDFAEWRKKNGR